Proteins co-encoded in one Methanobrevibacter sp. genomic window:
- a CDS encoding DUF308 domain-containing protein, which produces MRNRFIGLLAIILGLIIIAFPMLGIISTSALFGLSTLLISIIVIMIGVSIMDYNKFGAILDYFLGIVMLIISLIIIFNPHYFAFLAAIMLYLAGIFIMIIGLVTLINNRHARYGFYIGVAGIVLGIIYIIIGTYVSDPYVLGILIGIWLLITGILKLIDG; this is translated from the coding sequence ATGAGAAATAGATTTATAGGTTTGCTTGCGATTATCTTAGGACTTATCATTATTGCATTTCCAATGCTTGGAATAATAAGTACAAGTGCCTTATTTGGATTGTCTACACTTTTAATATCAATTATAGTGATAATGATTGGTGTTTCAATAATGGATTATAACAAATTCGGAGCGATTCTTGATTATTTCCTTGGAATCGTCATGCTGATTATTAGTTTAATAATTATATTCAATCCACATTATTTTGCATTCCTTGCAGCGATTATGCTGTATTTGGCTGGAATCTTTATAATGATTATAGGACTTGTAACACTTATCAACAACCGCCATGCAAGATACGGTTTTTACATTGGTGTTGCAGGAATCGTATTGGGAATTATTTACATTATAATTGGAACATATGTTTCAGATCCGTATGTTCTTGGAATTTTGATTGGAATCTGGTTATTGATAACCGGTATATTAAAACTTATAGATGGTTAA
- a CDS encoding cytidyltransferase has product MIAISADFDPVHIGHEKLIKEGRKIADEKDTELAVYLNKGYSANHAPFFLDYESRREIVLELGADKVIPFEGLHHRLILSYSVTIRLSKMIDDGVTDYITAANIPLEEIAKKADKFVKQGNFVGMPKNYPNRNEIRWYAINEFLGSKLDFHVIKEVSKGGKVSGRAIRQSILENDLRLTGKVRSVIPKITAEVLEREIALGKVPGQRNYGEIYKTLNTSSRGNLSKIAYLTSNAINEIIKKRVYRDSETIWAAFRKANYGPVMTRLAISAIEEGVTKKEVMDLMKGYEEKGVIPPNQNVEHVINRAWYVANSDLDSSKANEKFRSGNIKVDAPLTIYAGLNLTKFEAKIMKSGENADVYVDKNGKVSVQMKIDGKKIKTNLRLPSNEVTYIRYILDSNFIPLKGTTEKVNNSYKIKLEIG; this is encoded by the coding sequence ATGATTGCTATAAGTGCTGATTTTGATCCTGTCCATATAGGCCATGAAAAATTGATAAAAGAAGGTCGCAAAATAGCTGATGAAAAGGATACTGAATTGGCTGTTTACTTGAATAAGGGCTATAGTGCAAATCATGCTCCTTTTTTTCTTGATTATGAATCACGTCGGGAAATCGTTTTAGAATTGGGTGCTGACAAGGTAATTCCTTTTGAAGGTTTGCATCACCGCCTTATTTTGTCTTATAGCGTTACTATAAGACTTTCCAAAATGATTGACGATGGGGTCACTGATTACATTACTGCAGCGAATATTCCTCTTGAGGAAATAGCTAAAAAAGCCGACAAATTTGTTAAACAGGGGAATTTTGTTGGAATGCCAAAAAATTATCCCAACAGAAATGAAATTCGATGGTATGCCATAAATGAATTTTTAGGTTCCAAACTCGATTTCCATGTTATAAAAGAAGTTTCCAAGGGAGGGAAAGTCTCCGGACGTGCAATAAGACAATCAATCCTTGAGAATGACTTGAGATTAACAGGGAAAGTGCGTTCAGTAATTCCAAAGATCACCGCAGAGGTCTTGGAACGTGAAATTGCTCTGGGAAAGGTTCCTGGCCAGAGAAATTATGGTGAGATTTATAAAACATTGAACACTTCATCAAGGGGAAATCTTTCTAAAATTGCCTACCTTACAAGCAATGCGATTAATGAAATTATTAAAAAAAGGGTTTATAGAGATAGTGAAACTATTTGGGCTGCTTTTAGAAAGGCGAATTATGGTCCTGTAATGACTCGCCTAGCAATTAGCGCCATTGAGGAGGGGGTTACTAAAAAGGAAGTTATGGATTTGATGAAAGGCTATGAGGAAAAAGGCGTTATTCCCCCTAACCAGAATGTGGAGCATGTTATAAATCGTGCATGGTACGTTGCAAACAGTGATTTGGATTCCAGTAAGGCCAATGAGAAATTTAGATCAGGAAATATAAAAGTGGATGCTCCTTTGACCATTTATGCTGGCCTGAATCTTACAAAATTTGAAGCCAAAATAATGAAATCCGGTGAAAATGCAGATGTCTATGTTGATAAGAATGGAAAGGTGTCTGTCCAGATGAAGATTGACGGTAAAAAAATTAAGACAAATCTTAGATTGCCTTCAAACGAAGTGACATACATTAGATATATTCTTGATTCAAACTTCATTCCCCTTAAAGGAACCACTGAAAAAGTAAATAATAGCTATAAAATTAAATTAGAGATTGGATAA
- a CDS encoding NAD(P)-dependent oxidoreductase, with product MKIGFIGFGEVNRKLAEILKNETLLTSKEGRSRNTIFNIDKSDAEVLDNFEQVAINSDILISANSPSNALKTAEKYGRLCDGIYLDLNNISPKTVGEIKKVTNNFVDSSIIGGINNDFRIYLSGEKSRQLEFLSNYLPIEIISDNIGDASKLKLLRSIYTKSVSAALIETMEIAEKLNLEEELLDTISLSEGENFKKLAISRIKNTKNNPKRKEEEMLEILDYFKGHSMEMSEATLKKLSNL from the coding sequence ATGAAAATAGGGTTTATTGGTTTTGGCGAAGTTAACAGAAAATTGGCGGAGATTCTTAAGAATGAAACATTATTGACCTCAAAGGAGGGAAGGTCTAGAAACACCATCTTCAATATAGACAAATCCGATGCTGAAGTTTTGGACAACTTTGAACAAGTGGCCATAAACTCAGATATATTAATATCTGCAAATTCCCCAAGCAACGCCCTTAAAACAGCTGAAAAATACGGGAGATTATGTGACGGCATATATTTGGATTTGAACAACATTTCACCAAAAACAGTAGGGGAAATCAAAAAGGTTACAAATAATTTTGTAGACTCATCAATCATTGGGGGAATCAACAACGACTTCAGAATATACTTGTCCGGAGAAAAGTCAAGGCAGTTAGAATTCCTAAGCAATTATCTGCCAATCGAAATAATCTCGGACAATATTGGGGATGCTTCAAAACTCAAATTGCTCAGAAGCATTTATACAAAATCAGTATCTGCAGCTTTAATAGAAACCATGGAAATTGCAGAGAAATTAAATCTTGAAGAAGAGCTTTTGGATACCATATCACTTAGCGAAGGTGAAAACTTTAAAAAATTAGCAATATCCAGAATTAAAAACACAAAAAACAATCCAAAAAGAAAAGAAGAAGAAATGTTGGAAATATTGGATTATTTCAAAGGACACTCAATGGAGATGAGTGAAGCAACTCTTAAAAAATTATCCAATCTCTAA
- a CDS encoding cytochrome c biogenesis CcdA family protein — protein sequence MDFIPYISFLTGFISIISPCIIPVLPILFGFTLKNKGNKEIIAFVIGLFSVFTTLIFIAGLFTVMFYSYVFYLRIFAAIVLLIVGFLFVFNKSFNLSFKNMSSDGILGSFALGILTSIAWAPCYGGYLISLVSVLITTANFLYISFNIILYGLGFGVSLLILSFIISKINLENFIEGSEHIRKISGILFIVGAAYMFLTANGVIL from the coding sequence ATGGATTTTATTCCTTATATTTCTTTTTTAACAGGTTTCATATCAATAATTTCTCCATGCATAATTCCAGTTCTACCAATATTATTCGGATTTACCCTTAAAAACAAAGGCAATAAGGAAATAATCGCATTTGTAATTGGATTGTTTTCAGTGTTTACAACTTTAATATTTATAGCAGGACTATTCACTGTAATGTTTTACAGCTATGTGTTTTATCTGAGAATTTTTGCAGCTATTGTTCTGTTAATCGTGGGGTTCCTATTCGTTTTCAACAAATCTTTCAACTTAAGTTTTAAGAACATGTCATCGGACGGTATTTTAGGCTCCTTTGCTTTAGGAATTCTAACTTCCATTGCATGGGCTCCATGTTATGGAGGATACCTGATCTCTTTGGTGTCAGTACTTATTACAACTGCAAATTTTTTATACATAAGTTTCAATATTATTCTATATGGCTTAGGTTTTGGAGTGTCATTATTGATTTTAAGTTTTATAATATCTAAGATCAATCTTGAAAATTTTATTGAAGGCTCTGAGCATATAAGAAAAATAAGCGGCATTCTGTTTATTGTTGGAGCAGCATACATGTTTTTAACGGCTAATGGAGTTATTTTATGA
- a CDS encoding thioredoxin family protein: MKKGIKVALIIIVIAIVGTALLLVMGSENLEMESTNINSTNNITEAEEIADAQNKDVFVLFTSDTCTWCDKLKSDTLSDEKVIEKINKYYVTAVVDIDKQPDVANAYHAVATPVIVLLDSNGTEKARLNGYYGPAELLEYI; the protein is encoded by the coding sequence ATGAAAAAAGGAATTAAAGTAGCTCTTATTATAATTGTTATAGCTATAGTAGGAACTGCTCTTTTATTGGTAATGGGTAGTGAAAATCTTGAGATGGAATCAACTAACATTAATTCCACTAATAATATAACTGAAGCTGAAGAAATTGCAGATGCACAAAATAAGGATGTTTTTGTACTTTTCACTAGTGATACCTGTACATGGTGCGATAAGCTAAAGTCAGATACATTGAGTGATGAAAAGGTAATCGAAAAGATTAACAAATATTATGTAACTGCAGTTGTCGATATTGACAAACAACCTGATGTGGCAAATGCTTATCATGCTGTCGCAACTCCAGTTATAGTTCTTTTAGATAGCAATGGTACAGAAAAAGCTAGACTTAATGGTTATTACGGCCCAGCAGAACTTCTTGAATATATTTGA
- a CDS encoding DUF89 domain-containing protein, whose protein sequence is MKISHECGPCFLRQAGEALDLATDNSELKIEIFNEIFNFLAGNFSTNTNSNKTGSTIHKIIKERTGCKDPYKKEKVLGNKIALKYLPQVKTIIEEEDSLENYVKIAIIGNILDFGAFTLNTDIDELINNALQKQLKINHVESLEQSAKKHDKLLYLVDNTGEIVFDKLLLEKLKSYGLDITIAVKSEPILNDACMEDALAVGLDKYGDIVEIGAGTVGYVDSEISDDFRKIFNDHKFIISKGMGNYEGLTEIDTSDKELYFLLCSKCHAISKDMGVDLQDMVLLKNH, encoded by the coding sequence TTGAAGATTAGTCATGAATGCGGACCATGCTTTTTAAGGCAGGCCGGAGAAGCTCTTGATTTGGCTACTGATAACAGTGAACTTAAAATAGAAATTTTCAACGAAATTTTCAATTTTTTAGCAGGTAATTTCTCAACAAATACAAACTCCAATAAAACAGGTTCCACAATTCATAAAATAATAAAAGAAAGAACCGGATGCAAGGACCCATACAAAAAAGAAAAAGTTTTAGGAAATAAGATAGCATTGAAATATCTGCCACAGGTCAAAACGATAATTGAAGAAGAGGACTCATTGGAAAATTATGTTAAGATAGCTATCATAGGAAATATATTGGATTTTGGAGCCTTCACATTAAACACGGACATCGATGAGCTTATTAATAATGCCCTTCAAAAACAGTTGAAAATCAATCATGTTGAAAGTCTGGAACAGTCAGCTAAAAAACATGATAAGTTGTTATATTTGGTGGACAACACAGGAGAAATTGTTTTTGACAAGTTGCTTCTTGAAAAACTCAAGTCATATGGTTTAGACATTACAATTGCCGTCAAATCAGAACCAATTTTAAATGATGCCTGCATGGAGGATGCATTGGCTGTTGGGCTTGACAAATATGGGGATATTGTGGAAATTGGTGCAGGAACTGTAGGATATGTTGATAGTGAAATTTCTGATGATTTCAGGAAGATTTTCAATGATCACAAATTCATAATCTCCAAGGGAATGGGCAATTATGAGGGTTTGACTGAAATTGACACCTCGGATAAGGAATTGTACTTTTTATTATGCTCAAAGTGTCATGCAATATCCAAGGATATGGGTGTGGATTTGCAGGATATGGTATTGCTCAAAAATCATTAA
- a CDS encoding MoaD/ThiS family protein, translating into MKFNLKYKDIDESRELSSENYTIKDLLNDLELSSQSLVCKQNGELVIEETEIKNDDEIQLIQIIYGG; encoded by the coding sequence ATGAAATTCAATTTAAAATATAAAGACATCGACGAGTCAAGGGAATTGTCTTCAGAAAATTACACAATTAAAGATTTATTAAATGATTTGGAATTATCCAGCCAATCATTAGTATGCAAACAAAACGGCGAATTGGTTATAGAAGAAACAGAGATCAAGAATGATGATGAAATTCAATTAATCCAAATAATCTACGGAGGATAA
- a CDS encoding TIGR00269 family protein produces the protein MNCTKCGNPHVIIKKEESGQFLCKDCFIKSVEKKVSKTIKKEKLLEKGDKVLVALSGGKDSVTLLEILDDYRRRHIIDLCAVTVDEGIDNYRQDGIDIAIRHAERLGIEHKVVAIKDEYGITLDEIMERDNHRGSCTYCGVFRRDIINKTAREMGATKIAMGHNLDDEVQGIMMNYLEGNTDNISKFGPKTESKAKEFTVKIKPLREVPEREIGLYAVAKDLEVHFAGCPYAQQSFRKEVSDLINQLSENHPTIKYSTLRGYDKVKEAIGDEFKKEFKLRRCSVCGEPSANELCRKCTFLKELEVI, from the coding sequence TTGAATTGTACCAAATGCGGTAATCCTCATGTAATTATTAAAAAAGAAGAATCCGGACAATTTTTATGTAAGGACTGTTTCATCAAATCTGTCGAAAAAAAGGTTAGCAAAACCATTAAAAAAGAAAAGCTTTTAGAAAAGGGAGATAAAGTTTTAGTGGCCCTTTCAGGTGGAAAGGATAGTGTTACTCTTTTAGAGATATTGGATGATTATAGGAGAAGGCATATTATCGACCTATGTGCAGTAACTGTTGATGAGGGAATCGATAACTATCGTCAGGACGGTATTGACATAGCTATTAGGCATGCTGAAAGGTTAGGAATTGAACATAAGGTTGTAGCCATTAAAGACGAATATGGAATAACTCTTGACGAAATAATGGAAAGAGACAATCATAGAGGGTCATGTACCTATTGCGGTGTTTTCAGAAGAGACATCATAAATAAGACCGCACGTGAAATGGGGGCAACAAAAATAGCTATGGGCCATAATTTAGATGATGAAGTTCAGGGAATAATGATGAACTATTTGGAAGGAAACACTGACAACATTTCCAAATTTGGACCAAAAACAGAATCAAAGGCAAAAGAATTCACAGTTAAAATCAAACCTTTACGTGAAGTTCCAGAACGTGAAATAGGTTTATATGCTGTTGCAAAGGATTTGGAAGTTCATTTTGCAGGTTGCCCATACGCACAACAGTCTTTTAGAAAAGAAGTTTCAGACCTAATCAATCAGCTGTCTGAAAATCACCCAACAATAAAATACTCTACCTTAAGGGGATACGACAAGGTAAAGGAAGCTATTGGGGATGAATTCAAAAAAGAATTCAAGCTAAGAAGGTGCAGCGTATGCGGTGAACCTTCAGCTAATGAACTATGCAGAAAATGCACATTTTTAAAGGAATTAGAGGTTATTTAA
- a CDS encoding VWA domain-containing protein: MVDKIIELSNQLREAGIPVSVRSTKDAADIYKNPDIGKNTLKTALRAIYIKDKYDLAKFNRIFDGIFKKQFGSEESKVIEDRGKAYSGDGPKSNKYVIKKTDNRSKAFKKEKLNNKMLKELAGKPLLEEIDQLEREGELMNTDLTKLNRFDPRMLEICQRLGRKIANKRSRRNLKANSNKIDMRRTIRSNMRYGGTPVNLIKAKPRNRKNQHLFLNDISGSCEWISSWFFMLMYSCKSAFKNSRTFEFDNKVIETTEALSEDQMLNAFVKVKDLRIRNMMVHGTSNMYTAFEDFIKVADLNNKSYVIMLTDCRDWAGPKVDGKQASVQFVEEMVQLSKKVIILNPEDRYKWDVVDSCVSLYEDVGAHVYEVNTLNQLAQFVESL, encoded by the coding sequence ATGGTTGACAAAATAATTGAATTGTCCAATCAATTAAGAGAGGCAGGAATACCTGTTAGTGTTAGAAGCACAAAAGATGCTGCAGATATCTATAAAAATCCAGATATTGGTAAGAATACTTTAAAAACAGCTTTAAGGGCCATTTATATTAAGGATAAATATGACTTGGCAAAATTCAATAGGATATTTGACGGCATTTTCAAAAAGCAGTTTGGTTCTGAAGAGTCAAAGGTAATTGAGGATAGGGGAAAAGCGTACTCCGGTGATGGCCCCAAATCAAATAAGTATGTTATTAAAAAGACAGACAATAGATCTAAAGCATTCAAAAAAGAAAAGTTAAATAATAAGATGCTTAAGGAATTGGCAGGCAAGCCATTGCTTGAAGAAATTGATCAATTGGAACGTGAAGGGGAATTGATGAATACTGATTTAACTAAATTGAATCGTTTTGATCCTCGTATGCTTGAAATCTGTCAAAGATTAGGTAGAAAAATAGCTAATAAACGTTCCAGAAGAAACCTAAAAGCCAATTCCAATAAAATAGATATGAGGAGGACGATACGCTCCAATATGAGGTATGGTGGAACTCCTGTCAATCTGATTAAGGCAAAACCAAGAAATCGTAAAAATCAACATCTCTTTCTAAATGATATTAGTGGATCATGCGAATGGATTAGTAGTTGGTTTTTCATGCTTATGTACTCCTGCAAATCAGCTTTTAAAAATTCAAGAACATTTGAATTTGACAATAAGGTAATAGAAACCACTGAAGCATTGTCTGAAGACCAAATGTTAAATGCATTTGTTAAAGTAAAGGATTTGAGAATAAGGAACATGATGGTTCACGGAACCTCAAACATGTATACTGCATTTGAAGATTTTATAAAAGTGGCTGATCTAAACAACAAATCATATGTGATAATGCTAACCGATTGTAGGGATTGGGCAGGACCAAAAGTGGATGGAAAGCAAGCCAGCGTTCAATTTGTAGAGGAAATGGTTCAACTATCAAAGAAAGTTATTATATTGAATCCTGAAGATAGATATAAATGGGATGTTGTAGATAGCTGCGTCTCTCTTTATGAAGATGTAGGTGCACATGTATATGAAGTTAATACATTAAATCAGTTAGCTCAATTTGTAGAATCGTTATGA
- a CDS encoding MoxR family ATPase yields MTSESLRITDIDKILIDNNYVSNNEISTTLYLSLILGKPMLIEGPPGVGKTELAKVVAKAFDRDFFRIQCYEGITFEQIVGEWNYQKQLLHLEAARINHEGEGEIFQDQYFIKRPLLEAFLNDKPSVLLIDEIDKADEEVESFLLQALGEKQITVNDLGTFDLENDLIVILTSNSQRSLLDETKDRCLFLYIPYPTPSREMDIVLSKVPNANPEEVNRIVNLVQNIRNLNLMKKPSVRGTVDWVKSAMNLKEESMEQALEDSIGVVIKTESDKKRVLKEFFNK; encoded by the coding sequence TTGACTAGTGAAAGTTTAAGAATTACTGACATTGATAAAATATTAATAGATAATAATTATGTTTCAAATAATGAAATTTCAACCACATTATATTTATCTTTAATTTTAGGTAAGCCAATGTTAATTGAAGGCCCACCGGGGGTAGGAAAAACAGAACTTGCAAAAGTTGTTGCAAAGGCATTTGATAGGGATTTCTTTAGAATACAATGTTATGAAGGAATAACATTTGAACAGATTGTTGGTGAATGGAATTACCAAAAGCAATTGCTGCATCTAGAAGCTGCCCGTATAAACCATGAGGGTGAAGGTGAAATATTCCAGGACCAATATTTCATCAAAAGGCCTTTGCTTGAAGCATTTCTAAACGATAAACCATCAGTATTGCTGATTGATGAAATAGATAAGGCTGATGAGGAAGTTGAAAGTTTTCTGTTGCAGGCTTTAGGAGAAAAACAAATAACCGTTAATGACTTGGGAACTTTTGACTTGGAAAACGACTTGATTGTTATTCTAACATCTAATTCTCAGAGGTCTCTTCTTGATGAAACTAAGGACAGATGTTTGTTCTTATATATCCCATATCCAACACCTTCCCGTGAAATGGATATTGTTCTTTCAAAAGTGCCAAATGCAAATCCTGAAGAGGTTAATAGGATTGTTAATCTAGTTCAAAACATTCGTAATCTTAATCTAATGAAAAAACCTTCTGTTAGGGGAACTGTTGACTGGGTTAAATCTGCAATGAATCTGAAAGAGGAAAGCATGGAACAGGCTTTGGAAGATAGTATTGGTGTTGTTATCAAAACAGAAAGCGATAAGAAAAGAGTTCTTAAGGAATTTTTCAATAAATGA